The window ATCTTCAAGGACTTTTTCCCGCCATTGATGCCGGAAACAGCCCTTTTTCACTTTTTGCTTCAAATATCATGATGCTTTTTATGAAACCCAGGGAGTTGAGTCAAGAAAATCCGTGATAATAGAAGCCTAATTCCAATGTATTTTGTCTTCAAACCTCTGGATGCAGCATATGCAAGTCTCTCAATTTTCAGACAAACTCTGAATAAAAAAATCATAAATCCGCCTTTATCCCTCACATGCCCTCATTTTCTGAATATACTTATACAGATAATAAAAACAGGGAATCACCTAATGAATGAGCATTATCCATTTGTAAATCCACCCCTACCTTATGATTATGATGCGTTAGAGCCGTGCATCGACACAAAGACCATGTGCCTTCATCATGACAGGCACTTACAGGCCTATGTAGATAACCTCAATAAGACCCTAAAAAACTGTCCGGACCTGCAAAGCTGGTCCTTGAAAAAGCTGCTCTGCAACGCAGACTGCCTGCAAAAAGACGTTCAGAAGTCCGTCAGGAATAACGGAGGCGGAGTTTACAACCATATCTTCTATTTTAACGGTATGTCAAACTCTGAAACCCGCTGCCAGGCCGGAATGCTCTATTATGCGCTGGTCATGGATTTCGGGTCAATAGAAGCCTTTTACACGGAATTCGAGGAAAAAGCAATGTCCGTCTTTGGCTCCGGTTACGCATGGCTGGTTGTGGACCAATGCGGCAAGCTTAAAATCGTAACCACAGCAAATCAGGATACCCCCATTGTTCAAAATCTCTGCCCGGTCCTTACCATAGACGTGTGGGAGCATGCCTACTACTTACTGCACTACAACGAACGGGATGCATACATCCAAAACTGGTTCCAGGTAATAGACTGGGAACGCGCCAATAAGAATTACCGGAAATGCCTGGCATGCAGGAACTAAATCTCCGGCCTCCTTCTCCTCCCGCCAGAAAGCTGAATCTGTTATAAATGAAAAGCACCGCCATTCATCAAAAGGCGGTGCTTTTCTCTGCTCAACTCTTTAAAGGATCCATACAAATATTTAACCTATTTTACAGTCAGTACATGCACCTGTTTGCCATCCTCCAAAGGACTGCTGCTCTGCATCACCACTTCGTCCCCTTCGGAAAGTCCCTGGGAAACTTCATAATAAGCGTTCTTTTTTCTTCCCTCCGTGATTGCTGTCCTGACCGCGCTTCCATCGGAAACCTTGTATACAAAAGCTCCGGAATCGTCGGACTGGATACACTTTGCCGGAATGTATACAGAGCTGTTTTCCTTATTATCAGATACTCTTAAATCTGCTGTCAGGCCGATATAGCTGACCTTGCTTGCCTCTTCCAGCTGCACGGTCACCGTGAACATCCCTGTTGAAGCATTGGTAACCGCGGATATTTCGGAAATAGTTCCCTGGCAGCTTTCGCCTAATGGCTGAAGGCTGACCCTCATGTCCATTCCGGTTTTCAGCTGGTCAATGTCCATGTCAGCCACCTGGATCTTCACTTTCTTTCCGCTGTCGTCAATGACTGTCATGGACTTGATCTGGGGAGAAACCATCTGGCCTATTTCCACATAAACGTTTGTCACCATTCCGGATATGGGGGAAGTAACCTTACAGTCGTCAAATTTCTTCTGTACGATATCCAGGGAAGCCTTGGCGCTGTCCAGCTGGGCCTTTGTAACTTCATAATTACCTGCCTGCCCGTTGGTGGCTGCCTGAAGCTGTACGGCGGCCGTATCCATCTGAGCCTTTGCCCCTTCATACTCTGCCTGGGAAACGGCGCCTCCTTCATACAGGACCTGCATGCGGCTGAAATTATCCCTTGCTGTGTTAAAGGCGATCTCTGCCGGCCTTACGCCTGTATTCTGCTGGTTTGCTTTTTCCGCATTTTTAAAAGCGGCTTCCGCTGCCTGATAGCCTGCCTTTGCCTGCTCCAGCTGCAGCCTTGCATCCTGGTCATCCACCTGGAACAAAACGTCTCCTGAACTTACATGATCTCCTTCCTTTACCGGGATCTCTAAAATCTTTCCGCTGCCGTTTGGCATCACATCAACACTGCTGAGAGCTTCCACGGTTCCCTGCCATACCATGGTAGACAGATCTTTTCCCGATTTCGCCACCGCAACGGTAACCTCAGTCTGCTGATTTTCTGCCCCGCAGCCTGTAAGCGAGCCCAACAGTATAGCCGCTGCCATAAAACCCGTGAATATTTTTTTCATCTTTTCTGACCTCCTGTAAGCCCTATTCATTTCAGATGTATTTTAACTGATGCATTCATGCCAAATACAAGGGGAAGATTTTCTTCGTTTTCGATCGCCACCTTAATGGGTATCAGCTGAGTCACCTTAGTGTATTCCCCGCTGGTGTTAAAGCTGGAATTTCCGGAAAAATAAGTCTGGGTGGCTGGATCAATCTCGGTCACCTGCCCTTTAAAGGTCTTTCCGGGATATGCATCCAGTTTCACATCCACCCGCTGTCCCAGGCGGACCTTCATAATATCTGTTTCTTCCACATTCACTCCGACGTACAGATTTAAGGTGTCAGCTACCAGCGCAAGCTCTGATCCCAGGGCCACTGTCTGGTTGACTGCCCCGTCATTTTTTACCACTGTTCCGGAAATGGGAGCAGTGATATAGGGAAGGACTTCCTGCCGCCCCAGCACCTGGTCCTGCTCCACCAGGTCGCCGTTTTCCACCTCCCAAGACAAAAGCTTTCCGTTTGTTACCGCCTTTACGGAATACAGCTTTGCCGTCACCTTTGCGTTATTTGTTTTAAAATAGGATACGCTTGAGTCATAGACATAATATCCGCCCACGCATCCGGCAAGCACCAGCAGGATCAGAAGGGGAGCTATGATCTTTTTCAGTTTTCCTGCCCCTGTCTTTACTTCCTGATCCTCAACATTGATATGTTTGTTTTCCTGCATATTTTTCTCTCTCCGTTCTGTTATTCTTGAGAAGGCAACGGGCCAAGGTCAAGAAAACCTGACTTTGGCAGATGCCCGTGGAGTCAAATATTCCGCTGCTTTCTGCGGGTATTTGGCTAATCTGCAAACTGGCTGTGATACAGATCCGCATAAAATCCTTTCTTTTCCAGCAGCGATACATGATTTCCCTGTTCTATAATATCGCCGTCCTTCATTACCAGGATTAAGTCTGCATCCCTGATGGTGGAAAGGCGGTGGGCGATCACAAAGCTGGTTCTGCCCTGCATCAATTTGCCCATGGCCTTTTGGATCAGCACTTCTGTTCTTGTATCAATGGAGCTGGTGGCTTCATCCAGAATCAAAACCCTGGGATCAGCCAGAATCGTTCTTGCAATGGTCAAAAGCTGCTTCTGGCCCTGGGATAGGTTGCTGGATTCCTCGTTGATCATCATGTAATAACCTCCCGGCAATGCCCGGATGAATTCATCGCAATGAGCTGCTTTTGCCGCTTCTATGACCTCTTCATCTGTTTTATCAAAATTTCCATACCGGATATTATCCATAATGGTGGCATTGTACAGCCATGTTTCCTGAAGCACCATGCCGAACATGGAGCGTAAATCCCCTCTTGTAAAATCCAGGGTGTCATGGCCGTCAATCAAAATATGTCCGGAATTTAATTCGTAAAATCTCATAAGCAGCTTCACCACCGTTGTTTTGCCCGCTCCTGTGGGCCCTACGATGGCTACCATCTGTCCGGCCTTTATGGCAGAGGAGAAATCGTGAATGAACAATGTATCCGGCGTATAGCCAAAACAGACATTTTTAAATTCCACATTTCCATGAATTGACTGCAGTTTGATGGGTGCTTCGCTTTCCGGCACTTCATCCTGCTCATCTAAAAACTCGAATACACGCTCTGCAGCTGCTGCTGTGGACTGCAGCGTATTGGA of the Lacrimispora indolis DSM 755 genome contains:
- a CDS encoding efflux RND transporter periplasmic adaptor subunit, with the translated sequence MQENKHINVEDQEVKTGAGKLKKIIAPLLILLVLAGCVGGYYVYDSSVSYFKTNNAKVTAKLYSVKAVTNGKLLSWEVENGDLVEQDQVLGRQEVLPYITAPISGTVVKNDGAVNQTVALGSELALVADTLNLYVGVNVEETDIMKVRLGQRVDVKLDAYPGKTFKGQVTEIDPATQTYFSGNSSFNTSGEYTKVTQLIPIKVAIENEENLPLVFGMNASVKIHLK
- a CDS encoding efflux RND transporter periplasmic adaptor subunit, giving the protein MKKIFTGFMAAAILLGSLTGCGAENQQTEVTVAVAKSGKDLSTMVWQGTVEALSSVDVMPNGSGKILEIPVKEGDHVSSGDVLFQVDDQDARLQLEQAKAGYQAAEAAFKNAEKANQQNTGVRPAEIAFNTARDNFSRMQVLYEGGAVSQAEYEGAKAQMDTAAVQLQAATNGQAGNYEVTKAQLDSAKASLDIVQKKFDDCKVTSPISGMVTNVYVEIGQMVSPQIKSMTVIDDSGKKVKIQVADMDIDQLKTGMDMRVSLQPLGESCQGTISEISAVTNASTGMFTVTVQLEEASKVSYIGLTADLRVSDNKENSSVYIPAKCIQSDDSGAFVYKVSDGSAVRTAITEGRKKNAYYEVSQGLSEGDEVVMQSSSPLEDGKQVHVLTVK
- a CDS encoding superoxide dismutase, with product MNEHYPFVNPPLPYDYDALEPCIDTKTMCLHHDRHLQAYVDNLNKTLKNCPDLQSWSLKKLLCNADCLQKDVQKSVRNNGGGVYNHIFYFNGMSNSETRCQAGMLYYALVMDFGSIEAFYTEFEEKAMSVFGSGYAWLVVDQCGKLKIVTTANQDTPIVQNLCPVLTIDVWEHAYYLLHYNERDAYIQNWFQVIDWERANKNYRKCLACRN